From one Streptomyces sp. NBC_01478 genomic stretch:
- a CDS encoding glycosyltransferase family A protein: protein MIKVSVVVPVYNAGSYIDRCAPSLVNQSLGADAYEVVYVDDGSTDDSAERLGRLAETHAHVRVFRQENSGWPGKPRNVGVDRAKGKYVQFVDQDDELSYEALERLYALAERNGSDIVLGKVHGTMQGPSNVFKRTVERCTAADAPLFESLTPHKMFRREFLREHGIRFPEGRVRLEDQLFMARTYVRARTVSILGNYPCYRWNRREDGGNNSSRRITADDYYGHLGNVVEAIKEGTPPGDLQDRLLRRSYRVELLRPVSEPRVLRRTGKDLEEYFTTVRRMAMTSYPPGVREGLPAISRLRAELLVQGRLDSLVELARRTERIKARVEVDDMRWRNGRLVIRSRVGMVRADGEPLTVVERGGRMLLDPELLDGIRGAENWEVPDPFSYAYGELVVHDTADNHWWYPDGELTPALEPLGGGRHRVVVAGETVIDPLTLSGDAPMDPGTYQVWASAQLLGVGRRPRLATAPGGTRVLLGTVAAGTPPRLVSPTWAGPGGQLRLTVGTPGRIGTTRRLLLRTTADHRLRHGVREVLRRLPPGARRSVRAGARWAEGRMVG, encoded by the coding sequence TTGATCAAGGTGAGCGTTGTCGTACCCGTGTACAACGCCGGTTCCTACATTGACCGTTGCGCGCCGTCGCTCGTCAACCAGAGCCTGGGGGCCGACGCGTACGAGGTCGTGTACGTCGACGACGGATCGACGGACGACTCGGCCGAGCGTCTCGGGCGGCTGGCCGAGACGCACGCGCATGTCCGGGTCTTCCGGCAGGAGAACTCCGGCTGGCCGGGCAAACCGCGGAACGTGGGGGTGGACCGGGCCAAGGGGAAATACGTCCAATTCGTCGACCAGGACGACGAGTTGTCGTACGAGGCGCTGGAGCGGCTGTACGCCCTGGCGGAGCGCAACGGGTCGGACATCGTGCTGGGCAAGGTGCACGGGACGATGCAGGGGCCCAGCAATGTGTTCAAGCGGACGGTCGAGCGGTGCACCGCCGCCGACGCGCCGCTCTTCGAGAGTCTGACGCCGCACAAGATGTTCCGCCGGGAGTTCCTGCGGGAGCACGGGATCCGTTTCCCGGAGGGGCGGGTCAGGCTGGAGGACCAGTTGTTCATGGCGCGCACCTACGTGCGGGCCAGGACGGTGTCGATACTCGGCAACTACCCCTGCTATCGCTGGAATCGGCGGGAGGACGGCGGCAACAACAGCAGTCGCCGGATCACCGCCGACGACTACTACGGCCACCTCGGCAATGTGGTGGAGGCGATCAAGGAGGGCACTCCGCCGGGCGATCTCCAGGACCGGCTGCTGCGCCGTTCGTACCGGGTGGAGCTGCTGCGGCCGGTGAGCGAGCCGCGGGTGCTGCGGCGTACCGGGAAGGATCTGGAGGAGTACTTCACCACCGTCCGCAGGATGGCGATGACGAGTTATCCGCCGGGGGTGCGTGAAGGGCTTCCGGCGATCAGCCGGCTGCGGGCTGAGCTGCTCGTGCAGGGGCGGCTGGACTCCCTGGTCGAACTCGCCCGCCGCACCGAGCGGATCAAGGCGCGCGTCGAGGTGGACGACATGCGCTGGCGCAACGGCAGGCTGGTGATCCGGAGCCGGGTCGGCATGGTCCGGGCCGACGGCGAGCCGCTGACCGTCGTGGAGCGCGGTGGACGGATGCTGCTCGACCCCGAACTCCTGGACGGCATAAGGGGAGCGGAGAACTGGGAGGTCCCGGACCCCTTCTCGTACGCGTACGGGGAACTCGTCGTGCACGACACCGCCGACAACCACTGGTGGTACCCGGACGGGGAGTTGACCCCGGCGCTGGAGCCGCTCGGCGGCGGCCGGCACCGGGTCGTGGTCGCCGGTGAGACGGTCATCGACCCGCTGACCCTCTCCGGCGACGCGCCCATGGACCCCGGCACCTATCAAGTCTGGGCCAGCGCGCAGTTGTTGGGCGTCGGCCGCCGCCCCCGGCTGGCCACCGCGCCGGGCGGCACCCGCGTCCTCCTCGGCACCGTCGCCGCCGGCACGCCACCGCGGCTCGTCTCCCCCACCTGGGCCGGGCCCGGCGGCCAGCTCCGGCTCACCGTCGGCACCCCCGGCCGGATCGGCACCACCCGCCGGCTCCTGCTGCGCACCACCGCCGACCACCGCCTCCGGCACGGCGTCCGCGAGGTGCTGCGCCGGCTGCCGCCGGGCGCGCGCCGCAGCGTTCGCGCCGGGGCGCGGTGGGCGGAGGGGCGGATGGTGGGGTAG
- a CDS encoding LacI family DNA-binding transcriptional regulator translates to MTTRPPTLDEVALRAGVSVGTVSRVINNRRHVSQKARQAVESAVAELGYVPNVAARSLASQRRGAVVLAISSDDPALFANLFFAEVITGVNAVMEETDLELLLILAAGERGRDRLTRILQSRGADGVMLLALRDHDPLAKVAEAGNVPVVHGGRSLERAPRWYVDADNRGGAREAVEYLISKGRRAIATVTGPLDMHAGVSRYLGFREAVALAGLDDHRVAHADFSEVGGAVATARLLDEHPDLDAVFVASDAMAAGALQVLRERGRAVPEDVAVVGFNDILTARHTRPALTTIRQPIVALGSEMTRMLVRVLAGEEPTPLILPTELVIRESA, encoded by the coding sequence ATGACCACACGGCCGCCGACGCTCGACGAGGTGGCGCTGCGCGCCGGGGTCTCCGTCGGAACCGTCTCGCGTGTGATCAACAACCGCCGGCACGTCAGCCAGAAGGCGCGTCAGGCGGTGGAGAGTGCCGTGGCGGAGCTGGGCTATGTGCCCAACGTGGCGGCCCGTTCGCTCGCCTCGCAGCGGCGCGGTGCGGTGGTGCTGGCGATCTCCAGCGATGATCCGGCGCTGTTCGCCAACCTCTTCTTCGCCGAGGTCATCACCGGTGTCAACGCGGTCATGGAGGAGACCGACCTGGAGCTGCTGCTGATCCTGGCCGCGGGCGAGCGGGGCCGGGACCGGCTCACCCGCATCCTTCAGTCCCGGGGTGCGGACGGCGTCATGCTGCTGGCCCTGCGGGATCACGATCCGCTGGCGAAGGTGGCCGAGGCGGGGAACGTCCCCGTCGTGCACGGAGGCCGCTCCCTGGAGCGGGCCCCGCGCTGGTACGTGGACGCCGACAACCGGGGTGGGGCCCGCGAGGCCGTGGAGTACCTGATCTCGAAGGGCCGCCGCGCCATCGCCACCGTCACCGGACCGCTCGACATGCACGCGGGCGTCTCCCGCTACCTGGGCTTCCGCGAGGCGGTCGCCCTGGCCGGCCTCGACGACCACCGGGTGGCGCACGCCGACTTCAGCGAGGTGGGCGGTGCCGTCGCGACCGCCCGCCTGCTCGACGAACACCCGGACCTGGACGCGGTGTTCGTCGCCTCGGACGCCATGGCCGCGGGCGCCCTCCAGGTCCTGCGCGAGCGCGGCCGGGCCGTCCCCGAGGACGTCGCGGTCGTCGGCTTCAACGACATCCTCACCGCCCGGCACACCCGGCCCGCCCTGACGACGATCCGTCAGCCCATCGTGGCCCTCGGCAGCGAGATGACCCGGATGCTGGTGCGCGTGCTGGCCGGCGAGGAGCCGACGCCTCTCATCCTGCCGACGGAGCTGGTGATCAGGGAGTCCGCGTAG
- a CDS encoding GH1 family beta-glucosidase → MSTFDPGFLWGAATSSYQIEGAVAEDGRGPSIWDTFAATPGAVRGGDTGAVAADHYHRFPGDIALMAQLGLRAYRFSLAWPRIQPAGSGPANQRGLDFYRRLTDTLLDHGIQPWPTLYHWDLPQPLEDAGGWPVRDTAERFAEYAALAHGALGDRVAHWTTLNEPWCSAFLGYATGRHAPGRREPSAAVRAAHHLLLGHGLAAEAIRDGDSRVGITLNLTHVTPLGTEAADVDAARRIDGMQNRLFLDPLLRGGYPVDVLTDLHEVTGCHVHDGDLKRIGAPLDHLGINYYAPMLVAGSTTPVQSAYVGSPLVRVADGGRPRTAMGWEIDERGLLDLLLRLKDEYPAVPLYITENGAAFDDVVEHDGVHDADRIAYLDGHLRSCAQAIGHGVPLKGYFVWSLLDNFEWSFGYGPRFGIVHVDYATQRRTPKDSAHWYAEVVRRGGP, encoded by the coding sequence GTGAGCACGTTCGATCCCGGCTTCCTGTGGGGTGCCGCCACATCGAGCTATCAGATCGAGGGCGCGGTCGCGGAGGACGGCCGGGGTCCCTCCATCTGGGACACCTTCGCGGCCACCCCGGGCGCCGTCCGGGGCGGTGACACCGGAGCCGTCGCGGCCGACCACTACCACCGCTTCCCCGGGGACATCGCACTGATGGCCCAACTCGGCCTGCGTGCCTACCGGTTCTCCCTCGCCTGGCCCCGGATCCAGCCCGCCGGTTCCGGCCCGGCGAACCAGCGCGGCCTGGACTTCTACCGCCGGCTCACGGACACCCTCCTGGACCACGGCATCCAGCCCTGGCCCACCCTCTACCACTGGGACCTGCCCCAGCCGCTGGAGGACGCCGGCGGCTGGCCGGTGCGGGACACGGCCGAGCGGTTCGCCGAGTACGCCGCCCTCGCGCACGGGGCGCTGGGCGACCGCGTCGCCCACTGGACCACGCTCAACGAGCCGTGGTGTTCGGCCTTCCTCGGCTACGCCACGGGCCGCCACGCTCCCGGCCGCCGGGAACCCTCCGCCGCCGTACGCGCCGCGCACCATCTGCTGCTCGGCCACGGTCTGGCCGCGGAGGCGATTCGGGACGGCGACTCCCGCGTCGGCATCACCCTCAACCTCACCCATGTGACCCCGCTCGGCACCGAGGCCGCCGACGTGGACGCGGCCCGCCGCATCGACGGCATGCAGAACCGCCTCTTCCTCGACCCGCTGCTGCGCGGCGGCTACCCCGTCGACGTGCTCACCGACCTGCATGAGGTCACCGGCTGCCACGTCCACGACGGCGACCTGAAGCGGATCGGGGCTCCACTGGACCACCTGGGCATCAACTACTACGCGCCGATGCTGGTCGCGGGCAGTACGACACCGGTCCAATCCGCCTATGTGGGCTCGCCATTGGTCCGTGTCGCCGACGGCGGCCGGCCGCGGACGGCGATGGGCTGGGAGATCGACGAGCGGGGACTCCTGGACCTCCTCCTGCGGCTGAAGGACGAGTACCCGGCCGTACCCCTGTACATCACGGAGAACGGAGCCGCCTTCGACGACGTGGTGGAGCACGACGGGGTGCACGACGCGGACCGGATCGCCTACCTGGACGGCCATCTCCGTTCCTGCGCACAGGCGATCGGCCACGGTGTGCCGCTCAAGGGCTACTTCGTCTGGTCGCTCCTCGACAACTTCGAGTGGTCCTTCGGCTACGGGCCCCGCTTCGGCATCGTGCACGTCGACTACGCGACCCAGCGCCGTACCCCGAAGGACAGCGCCCACTGGTACGCCGAGGTCGTCCGGCGCGGCGGCCCGTGA